A single genomic interval of Dysidea avara chromosome 6, odDysAvar1.4, whole genome shotgun sequence harbors:
- the LOC136257558 gene encoding mucin-19-like has product MASLSPPVICWFLLLLASRTNGQQNCPQADSINPPSGTVGVEFTINGSDLEEVNSVIVGDAVTSTPPFSSNDTHLQFTLDQVLETGSVSVELVATRNPPCNNVMTTVDLRMAISFSSLVPSSGQTDTVARFTGLLPPTNGDNSMINSVFIGGVQAEILTQNSFILDVRIGPSQVAIPNANITIVTNYSTFIIANPTWDYTAPGNITMVTPSRGQEGTRVVISGENLVASSRDPQVLLAGIEAMVESVNSTTIICRAMSGTPRMGSVAVNHTEILAGVLYDAPTFLNPNSWEQLADGNITRIIPSAAAANTTILVCGDSPLGDSNETASVTVGGIRATQFSATSFIIESLTCINVTLPAGLTGINSIEVVANTGAIIRSQVNISIATVSSTSQTMGQYGTRVNITGVELFQDITSTYVMLAGVNATIEDQDDMNRLWIVVRAGRPPSLFSMNMTENCTQSEMCVLFDNITSNCAGINCSTSFSNATFITEMCLTNCTGQNISVCYSQCSPDGTLNQTCFLQCGRNLNISINSTCLSTCEMPCCVNASFLNCTNVTTCVNVTLIEPINVAFTGQVAIVTTELGLVFNLTSETILWTYNVTGRIDTVDPSFGQIGTRVALNGTNLFGYGMALDQLLVNGTRANVVFANDSVVQFDAPVIDGDRSSVGLVDIQLTSDSGAIVELAARFEYRTPGMINGFVPPEGQQGTYVNITGVNLLGYGTAVTEITFGSQSMDVLNATDASIFVRVTGRGNRNIEPVNVTIISDTFAMVSSSPLTWRFLVQGVVIAINPTVGQIGTIANITGRGLLGGGTSVASVYLDGVATNVMNFSDTSIVVRISEDITQRPGTVLGEILIVADTGAMVTAPPTVTFTINEAGVITGFSPRTGREGTYVNITGINLLAFGNEITRVTIAGIDVPLDSIEFNTNSPNTVRVRAGQFNSTISGNIVIYIDTGPIVTSNTTFNFTYVAPGIVTAITPSSGVEGVGVLITGEDLYIANTSLVSVYLAGAPVDRIVVDTVSTIAVIAGPPSANSTTSTEVLITASDGSISRGFAFTYSTPHQLNITPSIGQHGTRVTINFPATFDTTNGYSVLVDNIPATVLNQTSSAATISIPRAQRSVSYVVDISVENSDGSVARLVNGFTYIAEGVINDVSPASGQQGTVVMVTGSGLLGGGDYIVTATLAGLDTMVTNSSNTSVILVVTSNGDNSMSAVGDVVLLSNTGAMVILLRSWTAVVPVVISTVSPVMGQFGTHVNITGSYLLQGGLSVRSVQLAGVEVYAIIDESSTSILVRAANASANLTGPVRIELETGAYVESTVNWTYTPRIIVSSAFPIIGAVGSTLMIRLDNVMSNSIDNVTMVTLGDYLANIISEPSPDYVEVTVPRGNYSTDPLSLSVETISGALVTEDNVFTIEELGNISTVYPTVIQQGITVNISGYNFLGRSNQTYVQAVWLAGVPANRIIEHDNMSVLVEAGYSASNVTGNVVIVLNTAARIYSMLNTTNVSYYPAQIQSITPTSGYNATRFNISGINLVQPNSSLMSVTISNITAMVEDYNYDYIIARAGEPTTSDINSNMTVRVTSQSGAYIESENSWRYISIPVITSVQPSNMSVMAGDNITIFGVDLPVDNATSDVRIGGVMVQRVLYANESVIVAQTSFGFSSADLQQVEIRAMDGAVITSDPLVSFITVNYTIVSVSPPAGQNGTMVTITFNLLPPNINTVALAGVMATMVNVSNTTNSVTVVAGFGNNVLGDITVQGDDVLIGSLSGWRYLPVLDSSQVSPQRGQTGSLVTITLGTSLLTDYNVSNVTLAGVVANVNETGVNSIVVIAGASDGANLSDVVVYFTGGIRLTIPQSWTYLPPITVTTVSNNAAGYFGSIVTIYGTGFLNGQSPSMVNITQVLLANISTYIISYNDTQIVCNITQFVNSSSEAVIGPIYVRNSLGFSVNTSGILNFTYVRVDVMSVSPSQGQNGTIVTLQGVGLLAGATNITAVWLNGIPVRSIINYTDNMIVVQAGYSNTGAPMGDVNYRTSTGAMVTEPGAWSYVTPAVITNVDPRMGTEGTIVTILGTDLLAGADGVEAVYLDGVAASEIEVSSNTLIQVVAGTNPISDPSPGSVFIRLQSGAEVFASDGFSYAAPGNIMDISPMTGQDGTFINITGRSLYPSGDRLTSVTLAGVSATILNYNTSFIQLRAGRPAILESFGGPVVITAESGAILTHTTNFTYLQEGIIFSVTPSQGQNETITEIKGQDLFGGGTSLDYVQLAGVTANIDTVSSNTTCVRVTARENPSSNNSSITGDILLRSNTGARVRRVDGWTYVQRGVIDTITPQSGQYGTVISIMGQRLLSGSTGTPQVTIGGVTVTVTSSNDTMITGVVGDPAHGDAYNDTVSITSSDGGLLMTNFVWSFNQRGIIANFTPTEGDNEELITITGTNLLGSGTMIVEVLVAGINAMSFTVNNTYGTITAGILTEANDIIGPIRLIANTGAIVESTGMYTFSSPCRTDQFVVPNSNPVTCGDCDSVCDTCAGPTDSDCRQCSSTSFIVQTNGTAVQCTAQCIEFANVNRQCVGSCLAGQYQNHSDIENTTFCLDCSDMCAPNTNCSGPEPTQCAECRFVRYQSECIAECPQGTYLANNNNTCQMCHPLCDMSAGCTGPLPTECRRCANFSITSNITGLPMCIEQCPSNYYISGTSCLPCDPLCEDGCSGNGPFRCDRCRFVGMRSNDSISIQCLSNCDVSSNNIFYLDNSTNLCERCNDLCSVIDGCNGPTPSDCLSCRNQTFMFNGMCRLECSSVSTLQYYGSTVTGNCELCDDSCGRRGCTGPGRTDCIMDEPEDETDTFDAGIGTIIIVIVVCIVLLLLVLLCAILFLFTWNKHRSGKYYPEVPPPADYEQATEMASRYAVFKPEKETKFDNKSSAGKATAASTKTAPQEPTADELYTEMSGDDTLKRPLTMDDTYDGVGPDTTAANPTQELYIDVPNSPGSTLQSGISPSVLASQDVGGEEYVDVSTPGVITNPGYSENDDLYEDTDQAIESAKAYVRLQKVEKPEAPPSLPPSRGKKPPMAAPANPLQSSLSRLQQPPPQEPDDIYEEAPVEECLYDAIGGGGPEVSQPPSFKPPAPKPAQAPAPNALPLPPK; this is encoded by the exons CAATCTCATTTTCAAGTCTAGTACCGAGCAGTGGTCAGACTGACACAGTGGCAAGGTTTACAGGATTATTACCCCCAACGAACGGTGATAATAGTATGATAAACAGTGTCTTCATCGGTGGGGTACAAGCTGAAATATTGACACAGAATTCCTTCATTCTAGATGTGAGGATAGGACCAAGTCAAGTTGCCATACCAAATGCTAACATAACAATAGTGACTAATTATTCCACCTTTATCATTGCTAATCCAACTTGGGACTACACTGCCCCAGGCAATATTACCATGGTAACACCATCAAGAGGACAGGAAGGTACACGTGTAGTGATCAGTGGTGAGAATTTAGTGGCATCTAGTCGTGACCCACAAGTGTTATTAGCTGGTATTGAAGCCATGGTAGAGAGTGTTAACTCTACTACAATAATCTGTAGGGCTATGTCCGGTACTCCCAGGATGGGCTCTGTAGCTGTTAACCACACAGAAATCTTAGCTGGAGTGTTGTACGATGCACCAACTTTTTTAAACCCCAACTCATGGGAACAGTTAGCTGATGGTAACATCACCAGAATCATTCCTAGTGCAGCCGCAGCTAACACCACCATTCTGGTGTGTGGGGACAGTCCTTTGGGAGACAGCAATGAGACTGCTAGTGTTACAGTTGGTGGAATCCGTGCTACACAATTTAGTGCCACATCATTTATCATAGAGAGCCTAACATGTATCAACGTAACCTTACCAGCTGGGCTTACTGGTATTAATAGTATAGAAGTAGTGGCCAACACTGGGGCTATAATCAGATCACAAGTAAACATTAGTATTGCTACCGTCAGTTCTACCAGTCAAACTATGGGACAATATGGTACAAGGGTGAACATTACAGGTGTGGAACTGTTTCAAGATATCACGTCAACTTATGTGATGCTGGCTGGGGTTAATGCTACCATTGAGGATCAAGATGATATGAATAGACTTTGGATTGTGGTCAGAGCTGGCAGGCCACCTTCATTGTTTAGTATGAACATGACAGAAAACTGTACCCAATCGGAGATGTGTGTGCTTTTCGATAATATTACCAGTAACTGTGCTGGTATCAACTGCTCAACTAGTTTTAGTAATGCCACTTTCATCACTGAGATGTGCTTAACTAACTGTACTGGCCAAAATATATCAGTATGCTATTCCCAGTGCAGTCCTGATGGTACACTTAATCAGACATGTTTCTTACAATGTGGACGAAACTTGAATATTTCCATCAACTCAACATGTTTGTCAACTTGTGAGATGCCATGCTGTGTTAACGCCTCATTCCTAAACTGCACCAATGTCACCACTTGCGTTAATGTCACCTTAATAGAGCCGATTAATGTAGCGTTCACTGGACAGGTAGCCATAGTAACAACAGAGTTAGGACTGGTGTTCAACTTAACTAGTGAGACAATATTGTGGACGTACAATGTTACTGGTAGGATAGATACTGTGGATCCATCCTTTGGACAGATTGGTACCAGGGTGGCACTGAATGGGACAAACCTATTTGGATATGGTATGGCTTTAGATCAATTGCTGGTTAATGGAACAAGAGCAAATGTTGTTTTTGCTAATGACAGTGTTGTGCAGTTTGATGCTCCAGTTATTGATGGTGACAGATCAAGTGTGGGCCTAGTTGATATACAGCTAACATCTGATTCTGGAGCTATTGTGGAGCTAGCTGCAAGATTTGAGTACCGCACACCTGGAATGATCAATGGATTTGTACCACCTGAAGGACAACAAGGAACTTATG TGAACATCACAGGAGTAAACCTCCTTGGCTATGGTACAGCAGTGACAGAGATCACGTTTGGATCACAGTCAATGGATGTCCTTAATGCTACTGATGCATCAATCTTTGTTAGAGTTACAGGACGTGGAAACCGCAATATAGAACCAGTTAATGTCACCATTATATCTGACACTTTTGCTATGGTCTCCTCCAGCCCGTTAACATGGCGTTTCCTAGTCCAAGGTGTTGTTATAGCCATCAACCCTACTGTGGGGCAGATTGGAACTATTGCCAACATAACTGGGCGGGGACTGTTGGGGGGAGGCACTAGTGTGGCTTCAGTCTACCTTGATGGTGTAGCAACAAATGTGATGAACTTCTCTGACACTTCGATTGTGGTACGTATTAGTGAAGACATCACACAAAGACCAGGAACTGTTCTTGGTGAAATACTGATAGTAGCTGACACAGGAGCTATGGTTACTGCCCCACCTACTGTCACCTTTACCATCAATGAAGCAGGAGTGATTACAGGGTTTTCACCTCGTACTGGCAGGGAAGGAACATATGTTAATATCACTGGAATCAATCTTCTAGCATTTGGTAATGAGATAACTCGTGTTACAATTGCTGGCATTGATGTACCTCTTGATTCTATTGAATTCAACACAAACAGCCCTAATACAGTGAGAGTAAGAGCTGGCCAGTTCAATTCAACTATCAGTGGCAATATAGTAATATATATTGATACTGGACCAATAGTCACTTCTAATACTACATTCAACTTCACCTATGTTGCTCCAGGCATTGTCACAGCTATAACTCCATCATCAGGTGTAGAAGGTGTTGGAGTGTTGATCACTGGAGAAGACCTCTATATTGCTAACACTTCTCTGGTCAGTGTCTACCTAGCTGGTGCCCCTGTTGATAGGATTGTGGTTGATACTGTATCAACTATTGCTGTCATTGCTGGACCTCCTTCAGCCAATAGTACTACATCTACAGAGGTGCTAATAACGGCTAGTGATGGTTCCATTTCACGAGGGTTTGCTTTTACCTACAGCACACCACATCAACTAAACATCACTCCGAGCATTGGTCAACACGGCACAAGGGTGACCATAAATTTTCCTGCTACGTTTGACACTACAAACGGATATTCTGTACTTGTTGATAATATTCCAGCAACGGTGTTAAACCAAACATCTTCAGCTGCCACCATATCCATCCCTAGAGCACAAAGATCGGTGAGTTATGTGGTTGATATTTCTGTCGAGAATTCAGATGGATCGGTGGCCAGACTGGTTAACGGGTTCACCTACATTGCAGAGGGTGTGATTAATGATGTGTCCCCTGCTAGCGGACAACAAGGtactgttgtcatggtaacaggTAGTGGGTTACTAGGGGGTGGTGACTACATTGTTACTGCAACCTTAGCTGGCTTGGATACCATGGTAACGAACAGCAGCAACACATCAGTGATACTGGTAGTGACAAGCAATGGTGACAATAGCATGTCTGCAGTAGGTGATGTAGTATTATTATCTAACACTGGAGCCATGGTGATACTGTTACGATCCTGGACTGCTGTTGTACCTGTTGTAATATCAACAGTGTCTCCAGTTATGGGACAATTTGGAACACATGTCAACATTACTGGGAGCTACTTGTTACAAGGTGGTCTGAGTGTGAGGTCTGTTCAACTGGCTGGTGTGGAGGTGTATGCCATCATAGATGAGTCATCAACTAGCATACTAGTACGAGCTGCTAATGCGTCAGCTAATCTCACTGGACCTGTTAGAATTGAACTGGAGACTGGAGCATATGTTGAGTCTACTGTGAATTGGACATATACACCTCGTATCATAGTTAGTAGTGCATTCCCTATAATTGGTGCGGTAGGTAGCACGTTGATGATACGACTTGATAATGTCATGAGTAACAGTATAGACAACGTCACCATGGTAACATTGGGAGATTACCTTGCTAATATCATCTCTGAACCATCACCAGATTATGTTGAAGTGACAGTACCTCGTGGAAACTATTCAACAGATCCACTTAGCTTATCAGTAGAAACTATTTCTGGAGCTTTAGTAACTGAAGATAACGTGTTCACTATTGAAGAACTAGGTAACATCTCCACTGTATATCCTACTGTAATACAACAAGGAATTACTGTTAATATTAGTGGATATAATTTCTTGGGACGCAGTAATCAAACGTACGTGCAAGCAGTGTGGCTAGCTGGAGTCCCAGCTAATCGGATTATTGAACATGACAATATGTCGGTGTTAGTAGAGGCTGGATACAGTGCTAGTAATGTCACAGGTAATGTTGTTATAGTATTGAACactgcagcaagaatttacagtATGCTTAACACCACTAACGTGAGTTACTATCCAGCACAGATACAATCAATCACTCCTACCAGTGGATATAATGCTACTCGGTTCAATATCAGTGGAATAAACCTCGTACAACCAAACAGCAGTCTCATGTCAGTGACAATCAGTAACATCACAGCGATGGTAGAAGATTACAATTATGACTACATTATCGCTAGGGCTGGTGAACCCACCACTAGTGACATTAATAGTAACATGACGGTACGCGTGACATCGCAATCGGGAGCATACATAGAATCAGAGAACAGTTGGAGATATATTTCTATACCAGTTATTACCAGTGTGCAGCCATCTAACATGTCAGTAATGGCAGGGGACAACATTACTATATTTGGAGTGGACCTGCCAGTGGATAATGCTACATCTGATGTACGAATTGGTGGTGTAATGGTTCAACGGGTGCTTTATGCCAATGAGTCGGTTATTGTAGCACAAACATCATTTGGCTTTAGCAGTGCTGACTTACAACAAGTTGAGATCAGAGCTATGGATGGTGCTGTTATCACCAGTGACCCCCTAGTGTCGTTCATCACTGTAAACTACACTATAGTAAGTGTGTCACCACCTGCCGGCCAGAATGGGACCATGGTTACTATCACATTCAACTTACTACCACCTAACATAAATACTGTTGCCCTCGCTGGAGTAATGGCCACAATGGTAAATGTATCTAACACAACTAATAGTGTAACAGTTGTAGCTGGATTTGGTAACAATGTTCTTGGTGATATTACGGTGCAAGGTGATGATGTATTAATAGGGTCACTGAGTGGATGGAGATATTTGCCAGTTTTGGACAGTTCTCAGGTCAGTCCACAGCGAGGACAGACGGGATCACTGGTCACTATAACACTGGGTACATCTCTACTCACAGACTATAATGTTAGTAATGTGACACTGGCAGGTGTGGTAGCTAATGTCAATGAAACTGGTGTTAATAGCATAGTGGTTATAGCTGGTGCTTCTGATGGTGCCAACTTGTCCGATGTCGTTGTGTATTTCACAGGAGGAATACGACTAACTATTCCACAATCATGGACCTACCTTCCTCCCATCACTGTTACTACAGTATCCAACAATGCCGCAGGCTATTTTGGTAGTATTGTTACCATATATGGAACAGGGTTCCTGAATGGCCAATCTCCTAGTATGGTGAATATCACACAAGTATTGTTAGCTAACATCAGCACTTATATTATCAGCTATAATGATACACAGATCGTGTGTAATATTACACAATTTGTTAATTCTTCTAGTGAAGCTGTTATTGGACCAATATATGTTCGAAACAGTCTTGGATTCAGTGTTAACACCAGTGGTATACTGAACTTTACTTATGTACGTGTTGATGTCATGTCCGTATCACCAAGCCAAGGGCAGAACGGTACCATAGTTACACTTCAAGGGGTGGGGCTATTAGCTGGTGCAACAAATATCACAGCTGTCTGGCTTAATGGTATACCAGTGAGAAGCATTATCAATTATACTGATAACATGATTGTGGTACAGGCTGGTTATTCTAATACTGGTGCTCCAATGGGTGATGTGAACTATCGTACTAGCACAGGAGCGATGGTGACAGAGCCTGGGGCATGGTCTTATGTCACTCCAGCTGTCATCACCAATGTTGATCCAAGAATGGGAACAGAAGGCACCATTGTAACCATCCTAGGGACTGATCTACTGGCTGGAGCTGATGGGGTAGAAGCAGTATACCTTGATGGGGTAGCAGCATCTGAGATAGAGGTGTCTTCTAACACTTTAATCCAAGTGGTAGCAGGGACTAACCCTATTTCAGACCCTTCACCAGGTTCTGTCTTCATACGACTTCAGTCTGGAGCTGAGGTGTTTGCCAGCGATGGCTTCAGTTATGCCGCACCAGGAAATATCATGGATATCAGTCCAATGACTGGACAAGATGGAACCTTCATAAACATCACTGGTAGGTCACTGTATCCCAGTGGTGATAGACTAACTAGTGTTACACTTGCTGGAGTTAGTGCTACTATTCTGAATTACAATACTAGTTTTATCCAATTGAGAGCTGGTCGACCAGCTATACTGGAATCATTTGGTGGTCCTGTTGTGATCACTGCAGAATCTGGAGCTATACTGACACATACTACAAACTTTACCTATTTACAAGAAGGGATAATTTTCTCTGTCACTCCATCACAAGGTCAGAATGAAACAATAACTGAGATCAAAGGACAAGACTTGTTTGGAGGTGGTACATCACTAGACTATGTCCAGTTAGCTGGAGTTACTGCAAATATTGACACCGTCAGCAGCAATACAACATGTGTTAGGGTGACCGCAAGGGAAAACCCCTCCAGTAATAATAGCAGTATTACAGGTGATATTTTACTGAGGTCTAATACAGGCGCTCGTGTGAGGCGTGTTGACGGCTGGACCTACGTACAGAGGGGAGTCATTGACACTATTACCCCTCAGAGTGGTCAGTATGGTACAGTAATTTCAATCATGGGACAGAGGTTGTTATCAGGATCAACTGGTACACCACAAGTCACTATTGGTGGTGTTACTGTTACTGTAACATCAAGCAATGACACTATGATCACAGGTGTTGTGGGTGATCCTGCACATGGTGATGCATATAATGACACCGTGTCGATAACATCAAGTGATGGTGGTCTACTGATGACCAACTTTGTCTGGAGTTTCAACCAGCGAGGTATTATTGCTAACTTTACACCAACAGAAGGTGATAATGAAGAGTTAATCACAATTACTGGCACTAACCTACTGGGATCGGGTACTATGATAGTTGAAGTGCTAGTTGCCGGGATTAATGCTATGAGCTTCACAGTTAATAACACTTACGGTACTATTACAGCTGGTATACTAACTGAAGCTAATGATATTATTGGTCCTATTAGACTGATCGCAAACACTGGGGCTATAGTAGAGTCCACGGGCATGTACACATTTTCTAGTCCATGTAGAACCGACCAGTTTGTTGTTCCTAACAGTAACCCTGTAACATGTGGAGATTGTGATAGTGTATGTGATACATGTGCTGGTCCTACTGACAGTGATTGTAGACAATGTTCATCAACCTCATTCATAGTACAGACCAATGGTACTGCTGTACAGTGTACAGCACAGTGTATAGAGTTTGCTAATGTTAATAGACAGTGTGTGGGGTCATGTTTAGCTGGACAGTATCAGAACCACAGTGATATTGAGAACACTACATTCTGTCTTGATTGTAGTGACATGTGTGCCCCTAATACCAACTGTTCTGGACCAGAGCCGACGCAATGTGCTGAGTGTAGATTTGTTCGTTATCAGTCAGAGTGTATTGCAGAATGCCCCCAGGGCACTTATTTGGCTAACAACAATAACACTTGTCAAATGTGTCACCCTCTGTGTGACATGTCTGCAGGCTGTACAGGGCCATTACCCACCGAGTGTCGAAGATGTGCCAACTTTAGTATCACCAGTAACATCACTGGGCTGCCAATGTGTATTGAGCAGTGTCCCAGTAACTATTACATCAGTGGTACCTCCTGTCTACCTTGTGATCCACTGTGTGAGGATGGGTGTAGTGGTAATGGTCCCTTCCGATGTGACCGGTGTCGTTTTGTTGGAATGAGGTCAAATGACTCCATCTCCATACAGTGCTTGAGTAATTGTGATGTTTCTTCTAACAATATTTTCTACCTTGACAACAGTACTAACTTGTGTGAGCGGTGTAATGATCTTTGTTCTGTCATTGATGGATGTAATGGACCTACTCCTAGTGACTGTCTTAGCTGCCGCAACCAAACATTCATGTTTAATGGCATGTGTAGACTGGAGTGCTCCTCTGTGTCTACATTACAATATTATGGTAGTACAGTGACAGGTAATTGTGAGCTGTGTGATGATTCGTGTGGAAGAAGAGGATGCACTGGTCCTGGACGTACTGACTGTATTATGGATGAACCAGAAGATGAGACAGACACATTTGATGCTGGTATAGGAACTATTATAATTGTGATCGTAGTATGTATAGTATTACTCCTATTGGTACTATTGTGTGCTATATTGTTCTTATTCACCTGGAATAAGCACAGATCTGGCAAGTATTACCCAGAGGTCCCACCCCCTGCTGACTATGAGCAAGCAACTGAGATGGCTAGCAGATATGCTGTATTCAAACCAGAAAAGGAGACAAAGTTTGACAATAAATCATCTGCTGGAAAGGCAACAGCAGCTTCTACTAAAACAGCTCCACAGGAACCAACAGCTGATGAGTTGTACACAGAGATGTCGGGTGATGATACACTAAAGAGACCACTAACAATGGACGATACATATGATGGTGTGGGCCCTGATACTACAGCAGCTAATCCAACACAAGAGTTATATATTGATGTTCCCAATTCTCCGGGTAGTACATTACAGTCAGGTATATCCCCATCAGTGTTAGCTAGCCAGGATGTCGGAGGTGAAGAATATGTTGATGTGAGTACCCCTGGTGTCATCACTAATCCTGGATATTCTGAGAATGATGACTTGTATGAAGACACTGATCAAGCCATTGAGTCTGCTAAGGCCTATGTTAGACtacaaaaagtagagaaacCCGAAGCACCCCCAAGCCTTCCACCCAGCAGAGGCAAGAAACCGCCCATGGCAGCACCTGCTAATCCACTTCAAAGCTCACTAAGCAGGTTACAGCAGCCCCCACCACAAGAGCCGGATGATATTTACGAAGAAGCTCCTGTAGAAGAATGTCTTTACGATGCTATTGGAGGTGGGGGACCTGAAGTGTCACAACCTCCATCATTTAAACCACCAGCACCTAAACCAGCACAGGCTCCTGCACCTAACGCTCTACCATTACCTCCTAAATAA